In one Rhodococcus sp. B50 genomic region, the following are encoded:
- a CDS encoding heme/hemin ABC transporter substrate-binding protein: MFRSPLRFPVALIAVLGVFFVAACSAPTTDDATATDIAPGPRTAVVDSEPEPITTDPAPVLPATVRGVDGVETTITDISRIVVADRSGTLAQTVYSLGLGDRLVGRSTPSFPAIEDVPNVTPGGHGLNAEAILALNPTVVLTDTSIGPPAVQEQIRATGVPVVFVDPERSLDTVAGDIEVVAAALGVAEAGAALAQRTLDEIAAAKDSIPADHPEPTVAFLYLRGSAIKMLGGPGSGADTLVAAAGGRDAGVLAGLDAQFVPITSEAMIASAPDIILVMTRSLDSVGGPDGLAQLPGVAQTPAGKTGTIVDMDDSTLLSFGPQTGKVLAALVEAFYPSDRS, encoded by the coding sequence ATGTTCCGTTCTCCGCTCCGCTTCCCGGTCGCGCTGATCGCGGTACTGGGCGTGTTCTTCGTCGCCGCGTGCAGCGCTCCCACCACCGACGATGCGACCGCCACCGACATCGCCCCCGGTCCGCGCACCGCGGTCGTCGACTCCGAACCCGAGCCGATCACCACCGACCCGGCACCCGTGCTGCCGGCCACGGTGCGCGGCGTCGACGGTGTCGAGACCACGATCACCGACATCTCCCGGATCGTGGTGGCCGATCGCTCCGGCACCCTCGCCCAGACCGTCTACTCCCTCGGTCTCGGCGACAGGCTCGTCGGCCGCTCCACCCCGTCGTTCCCCGCGATCGAGGACGTCCCCAACGTCACGCCCGGCGGGCACGGTCTCAACGCCGAGGCAATCCTCGCGCTGAACCCGACTGTCGTGCTCACCGACACCTCCATCGGACCGCCGGCCGTTCAGGAGCAGATCCGCGCGACCGGTGTGCCCGTGGTGTTCGTCGACCCGGAACGATCCCTCGACACGGTCGCCGGCGACATCGAGGTGGTCGCCGCCGCGCTCGGTGTCGCCGAGGCCGGGGCCGCACTCGCGCAACGGACGCTGGACGAGATCGCCGCGGCGAAGGACTCGATCCCCGCCGACCATCCCGAACCCACCGTCGCCTTCCTCTACCTGCGCGGCTCGGCGATCAAGATGCTCGGCGGTCCCGGCTCCGGTGCCGACACGCTCGTCGCGGCCGCCGGTGGTCGCGACGCCGGCGTCCTCGCCGGCCTGGACGCGCAGTTCGTGCCGATCACCAGCGAGGCGATGATCGCCTCGGCGCCCGACATCATCCTGGTGATGACCCGCAGTCTCGACTCCGTGGGCGGACCGGACGGGCTCGCGCAGCTCCCGGGGGTCGCGCAGACCCCGGCCGGGAAGACGGGCACCATCGTGGACATGGACGATTCGACCCTGCTCAGCTTCGGTCCGCAGACCGGCAAGGTCCTGGCCGCACTCGTCGAGGCGTTCTACCCGTCGGACCGGTCGTGA
- a CDS encoding FecCD family ABC transporter permease: protein MSVSEEVTEATGLPDRALRKAGWGRTTVVLAGLVVALLALAVVSACLGQVPTSPAEVVGSLLHRIGLDLGPLPAHPAGEVTLWEVRFPRVVLAMLVGAALGCSGALLQGIFANPLAEPGVIGVSSGAAVGASAVIVLGGVFTAGWALAGAALVSGLITTVLVYVLSRSNGRTEVVTVILTGVAVNAVAGGLIAFFTFVASPAARDQIVFWQLGSLGGATWEIVAVVAPLTLAGVLVAGLLAPKLDLLALGESVARHLGVDVERIRQLSIVAVAVLVSAATAFTGIIMFVGLVVPHLMRLVLGPAHRVLVAASVLAGAVVLLAADLGARTLVENADLPLGMITALIGGPVFFLMLRRTRAKQGGWA from the coding sequence ATGTCCGTGAGCGAAGAAGTCACCGAGGCCACCGGTCTGCCCGATCGAGCACTGCGGAAGGCCGGGTGGGGTCGCACCACCGTCGTCCTCGCCGGACTCGTCGTCGCCCTGCTCGCGCTGGCCGTGGTCTCGGCGTGTCTCGGGCAGGTGCCCACGAGCCCCGCCGAGGTGGTCGGCAGTCTGCTGCACCGGATCGGGCTGGACCTCGGGCCGCTGCCCGCCCACCCGGCCGGGGAGGTGACGCTGTGGGAGGTGCGCTTCCCCCGGGTGGTGCTGGCGATGCTCGTCGGTGCTGCCCTCGGCTGTTCCGGCGCGCTGTTGCAGGGCATCTTCGCCAATCCCCTCGCCGAACCCGGCGTGATCGGTGTGTCCTCCGGTGCCGCCGTCGGCGCGTCCGCGGTGATCGTGCTCGGCGGTGTGTTCACCGCCGGCTGGGCACTGGCCGGCGCCGCCCTCGTCTCCGGCCTGATCACCACCGTGCTGGTCTACGTGCTGTCCCGGTCCAACGGGCGCACCGAGGTCGTCACCGTGATCCTCACGGGCGTCGCCGTCAACGCCGTCGCCGGCGGCCTCATCGCGTTCTTCACCTTCGTGGCCAGTCCTGCCGCCCGCGACCAGATCGTGTTCTGGCAGCTCGGCAGTCTCGGCGGCGCCACCTGGGAGATCGTCGCGGTGGTCGCCCCGCTCACCCTCGCCGGTGTGCTCGTCGCCGGGCTGCTCGCCCCGAAACTCGACCTGCTTGCGCTCGGCGAGAGCGTCGCCCGGCATCTGGGCGTGGACGTCGAACGCATCCGGCAGCTGTCGATCGTGGCGGTCGCCGTGCTGGTCAGCGCCGCCACAGCCTTCACCGGCATCATCATGTTCGTCGGCCTGGTCGTGCCGCATCTGATGCGCCTCGTGCTCGGCCCCGCCCACCGGGTGCTGGTCGCGGCGAGCGTACTCGCCGGGGCGGTCGTCCTGCTCGCCGCCGATCTCGGGGCGCGCACCCTCGTCGAGAACGCCGACCTGCCCCTCGGCATGATCACCGCGCTCATCGGCGGCCCGGTCTTCTTCCTGATGCTGCGCCGCACCCGCGCGAAGCAGGGCGGATGGGCATGA
- a CDS encoding quinone-dependent dihydroorotate dehydrogenase yields MYRLLLRLMFLLSPERAHHFAFLAMRWATRFEPLRTLVSKILVVDDPVLRNSVFGVEFPNPVGLAAGFDKDATGVNVWGPLGFGFAEIGTVTAQAQPGNPQPRLFRLPEDRAIVNRMGFNNHGAGEAANRLRQRRRTVPIGANIGKTKVVPAEQAAEDYTESARLLGPLADFVVVNVSSPNTPGLRDLQAVESLRPILAAVLDTVTVPVLVKIAPDLSDEDVDAVADLALELGLAGIVATNTTIRRDGLNTPHSRIEEIGAGGLSGAPVAERSLEVLRRLRGRVGDGFTLVSVGGIETPEQAFERILAGASLVQGYTGFIYGGPFWARRINKGIARKLRAHGYRSVADAVGAAARV; encoded by the coding sequence GTGTACCGCTTGCTTCTTCGGCTCATGTTCCTGTTGTCGCCGGAACGAGCCCATCATTTCGCCTTCCTGGCGATGCGCTGGGCGACCAGGTTCGAGCCGTTGCGGACCCTCGTGTCGAAGATCCTCGTCGTCGACGACCCGGTGCTGCGCAACTCGGTGTTCGGCGTCGAGTTCCCCAACCCGGTGGGCCTGGCCGCGGGCTTCGACAAGGACGCCACCGGTGTGAACGTCTGGGGTCCGCTCGGCTTCGGGTTCGCCGAGATCGGCACCGTGACCGCGCAGGCACAGCCGGGTAACCCGCAGCCACGTCTGTTCCGCCTGCCCGAGGATCGGGCGATCGTGAACCGGATGGGGTTCAACAACCACGGGGCCGGCGAGGCCGCCAACCGGCTGCGGCAGCGGCGCCGCACCGTGCCGATCGGCGCGAACATCGGCAAGACGAAGGTCGTGCCGGCCGAGCAGGCCGCCGAGGACTACACCGAGAGCGCTCGGCTCCTCGGCCCGCTCGCCGATTTCGTGGTCGTCAATGTCTCATCCCCCAACACCCCGGGTCTGCGGGATCTGCAGGCCGTCGAGTCGCTGCGCCCGATCCTCGCCGCGGTCCTGGACACCGTCACCGTGCCGGTGCTCGTCAAGATCGCCCCGGATCTGTCCGACGAGGACGTCGACGCGGTGGCCGACCTGGCGCTCGAACTCGGCCTCGCCGGTATCGTCGCCACCAACACCACCATCCGCCGCGACGGATTGAACACCCCGCACAGCCGGATCGAGGAGATCGGCGCGGGTGGTCTGTCGGGTGCGCCGGTGGCCGAGCGATCACTCGAGGTGCTGCGCCGGTTGCGCGGCCGAGTCGGTGACGGGTTCACGCTGGTCTCGGTCGGCGGCATCGAGACACCCGAGCAGGCCTTCGAACGCATCCTCGCGGGTGCGTCCCTGGTCCAGGGCTATACCGGATTCATCTACGGCGGCCCGTTCTGGGCGCGCCGCATCAACAAGGGCATCGCCCGCAAACTCCGCGCGCACGGTTACCGGTCCGTCGCCGACGCGGTGGGTGCCGCCGCACGAGTCTGA
- a CDS encoding DUF3090 domain-containing protein: protein MARAIHVFRTPDRFIAGTVGEPGDRVFYLQAVHESRVVSVLLEKQQVQILADRMGLLLEEVQRRFGTVIPDDPAVDVSPLVTPIEAEFRVGTMGLGWDADAGSVVVELLAVTDTELDESVVLDDTEEGPDAVRVFLTPVQAREFAARSELVVSAGRTPCPLCGEPIGADGHICIRTNGYLRTPGFDPASWFGEEES, encoded by the coding sequence ATGGCCCGCGCAATACACGTGTTTCGAACCCCGGATCGGTTCATCGCCGGCACCGTCGGTGAACCGGGCGACCGGGTGTTCTATCTGCAGGCCGTGCACGAGTCCCGTGTCGTGAGCGTGCTTCTGGAGAAGCAGCAGGTGCAGATCCTGGCGGACCGGATGGGCCTGCTCCTCGAAGAGGTGCAGCGCCGGTTCGGCACCGTGATCCCCGACGACCCCGCAGTCGACGTCAGCCCGCTGGTGACACCGATCGAAGCGGAGTTCCGCGTCGGCACGATGGGTCTGGGCTGGGACGCCGATGCCGGCTCGGTGGTGGTCGAACTGCTCGCGGTCACCGACACCGAACTCGACGAATCGGTGGTGCTCGACGACACCGAGGAAGGCCCCGACGCCGTGCGGGTGTTCCTCACCCCGGTGCAGGCCCGCGAGTTCGCGGCCCGCTCCGAACTCGTCGTCTCTGCCGGTCGCACCCCGTGCCCGCTGTGCGGCGAACCGATCGGCGCCGACGGGCACATCTGCATCCGCACCAACGGCTATCTGCGCACCCCCGGATTCGATCCGGCCTCGTGGTTCGGCGAGGAAGAAAGCTGA
- a CDS encoding YbhB/YbcL family Raf kinase inhibitor-like protein — translation MAFDYDPYTFLPELPTFEVTSADFAEGEEWKLPQASGAFGIPGGGDVSPQLSWSGFPAETKSFVVTVFDPDAPTGSGFWHWAVANIPASVTELPAGAGSADSDALPEQAVTLRHDGGAHGFIGAAPPAGHGHHRYIVAVHALDVEALDGVTPESSPAFLGFNVFGHAIARGLLTGTYEVR, via the coding sequence ATGGCTTTCGATTACGACCCGTACACGTTCCTGCCCGAGCTGCCCACCTTCGAGGTGACCAGCGCGGACTTCGCCGAGGGCGAGGAATGGAAACTCCCGCAGGCCAGCGGTGCGTTCGGAATCCCCGGGGGCGGCGACGTTTCCCCGCAGCTGTCCTGGTCGGGTTTCCCCGCCGAGACGAAGAGTTTCGTCGTCACGGTGTTCGATCCGGATGCCCCGACAGGCTCCGGTTTCTGGCACTGGGCCGTCGCGAACATCCCGGCTTCGGTCACGGAGTTGCCGGCGGGCGCGGGTAGCGCCGACTCGGACGCTCTTCCGGAGCAGGCCGTGACACTGCGCCACGACGGCGGTGCCCACGGCTTCATCGGCGCCGCTCCGCCGGCCGGTCACGGCCATCACCGCTACATCGTCGCGGTGCACGCGCTCGACGTCGAGGCGCTCGACGGCGTCACGCCCGAGTCGAGCCCGGCCTTCCTCGGTTTCAACGTCTTCGGGCACGCCATCGCCCGCGGTCTGCTGACCGGCACCTACGAGGTGCGCTGA
- a CDS encoding undecaprenyl-diphosphate phosphatase gives MGESMTWLQTIVLGIVQGLTEFLPISSSGHMRIVSEIFFGEDAGASFTAVTQLGTEAAVLVFFAGDIGRILKAWFRGLFHREHRADHDYKMGWYVILGTIPIGILGVLFKDDIRTVARNLWLVATMLIVFSIVIAAAEYFGKQRRDVSELTLKDGLIMGSAQALALIPGVSRSGGTISAGLFLGLTREAAARYSFLLAIPAVVASGLFSLPDAFEPAGEGLNASGAQLLVATLIAFAVGYAAIAWLLRFVVNHSMYWFVGYRVILGAVVLALLATGVVSAT, from the coding sequence ATCGGCGAATCCATGACCTGGCTGCAGACGATCGTGCTCGGCATCGTGCAGGGGCTCACAGAGTTCCTGCCGATCTCCTCGTCCGGCCACATGCGGATCGTCTCGGAGATCTTCTTCGGTGAGGACGCCGGCGCGTCCTTCACCGCGGTCACTCAGCTGGGCACCGAGGCGGCCGTGCTGGTCTTCTTCGCCGGCGACATCGGGCGGATCCTGAAGGCCTGGTTCCGTGGTCTGTTCCATCGCGAGCACCGTGCCGACCACGACTACAAGATGGGTTGGTACGTCATCCTCGGCACCATCCCGATCGGCATCCTCGGTGTGCTGTTCAAGGACGACATCCGCACCGTCGCTCGCAATCTGTGGCTCGTGGCGACGATGCTCATCGTGTTCTCGATCGTCATCGCCGCCGCCGAGTACTTCGGCAAGCAGCGGCGCGACGTGAGTGAACTCACGCTCAAGGACGGTCTGATCATGGGCTCGGCGCAGGCGCTGGCCCTGATCCCCGGCGTGTCCCGCTCCGGCGGAACCATCTCCGCGGGCCTGTTCCTCGGGCTCACCCGCGAGGCCGCGGCCCGGTACTCGTTCCTGCTCGCCATCCCCGCTGTCGTCGCCTCCGGTCTGTTCAGCCTGCCCGACGCCTTCGAACCGGCCGGCGAGGGACTCAACGCCTCGGGGGCGCAGCTGCTCGTCGCGACCCTGATCGCGTTCGCCGTCGGCTACGCGGCGATCGCGTGGTTGCTGCGCTTCGTCGTCAACCACTCGATGTACTGGTTCGTCGGTTACCGGGTGATCCTCGGTGCGGTCGTGCTGGCGCTGCTCGCCACGGGCGTGGTCTCCGCCACCTGA
- a CDS encoding biliverdin-producing heme oxygenase, with product MATTEVVGFAERIRLETQQAHSDTENSVFVSELLGGTLSTDAHAALIAQTWFVYDSLERIGRNYADDPIAGPFLSDELLRTAALEADLDFLIGSDWRDRIAPLPATVAYVDRLEQVAAVSPEAFLAHHYLRYLGDLSGGQIIRRMLGRAYGYERDGLRFYIFDEIPKIKPFKDTYRAKLDAAPLDGDQQQAVIDEANLVYGLNGALFADLARDIDRYRVRA from the coding sequence ATGGCCACGACCGAAGTCGTCGGATTCGCCGAACGCATCCGGCTCGAGACCCAGCAGGCGCACAGCGACACCGAGAACTCCGTGTTCGTCTCGGAACTCCTCGGGGGCACGCTGTCGACCGACGCCCACGCCGCGCTCATCGCGCAGACCTGGTTCGTCTACGACAGCCTCGAACGGATCGGCCGCAACTATGCCGACGACCCGATCGCCGGCCCCTTCCTCAGCGACGAACTGCTCCGCACCGCCGCGCTCGAAGCCGATCTCGACTTCCTCATCGGCTCCGACTGGCGCGACCGCATCGCGCCGCTGCCCGCAACCGTCGCCTACGTCGACCGGCTCGAGCAGGTCGCGGCGGTGTCCCCGGAAGCCTTCCTCGCGCACCACTACCTGCGATATCTCGGCGACCTGTCCGGTGGTCAGATCATCCGCCGCATGCTCGGACGCGCGTACGGCTACGAGCGCGACGGGCTTCGCTTCTACATCTTCGACGAGATCCCGAAGATCAAACCGTTCAAGGACACCTACCGCGCGAAGCTCGACGCCGCCCCGCTCGACGGCGACCAGCAGCAGGCCGTGATCGACGAGGCGAACCTGGTGTACGGGCTCAACGGTGCCCTGTTCGCCGACCTCGCGCGCGACATCGACCGCTACCGGGTGCGTGCCTGA
- a CDS encoding heme ABC transporter ATP-binding protein yields the protein MGMRLLPRSFGSPATAVPARSAPGTATMRAVDVRLRRGEREILHGVDFEVRTGEVVALVGPNGAGKSTLLAALSGDHPISGGRVEIEGRPLERWSSIALARRRAVLPQQHTVGFPFTARQVVRMGRAAWARTPRQDDDDRIVADAFATCDVTHLADRPFPALSGGERARVALARVLAQNTETLLLDEPTAALDLGHQEAVMQVVRARADDGHAVVVVLHDLGLAAAYADRVCVLEQGRIVADGAPDEVLTEELLGRVYQYPVAIGRHPETGTPLVLPRRPGRDRSASTQS from the coding sequence ATGGGCATGAGGCTGCTCCCCCGCTCCTTCGGGTCTCCCGCGACTGCCGTCCCCGCCCGCTCGGCGCCGGGCACCGCGACGATGCGCGCGGTCGACGTGCGACTGCGGCGCGGAGAACGTGAGATCCTGCACGGCGTCGACTTCGAGGTCCGCACCGGGGAGGTCGTCGCGCTCGTCGGGCCGAACGGGGCGGGCAAGTCGACTCTGCTCGCGGCGCTGTCCGGCGACCATCCGATCAGCGGTGGCAGGGTCGAGATCGAGGGCCGTCCCCTCGAGCGGTGGTCGTCGATCGCGCTGGCGCGCCGCCGCGCCGTGCTGCCCCAGCAGCACACCGTCGGCTTCCCGTTCACCGCTCGGCAGGTCGTGCGGATGGGCCGTGCCGCGTGGGCGCGCACACCACGGCAGGACGACGACGATCGCATCGTCGCCGACGCGTTCGCGACCTGCGATGTCACCCACCTGGCCGATCGTCCGTTCCCGGCGCTGTCCGGCGGGGAACGCGCCCGGGTGGCGCTCGCGCGGGTCCTCGCCCAGAACACCGAGACGCTGCTGCTCGACGAACCCACCGCGGCGCTGGATCTCGGCCATCAGGAGGCGGTCATGCAGGTCGTGCGGGCCCGCGCCGACGACGGACACGCCGTCGTGGTGGTGCTGCACGATCTCGGCCTCGCCGCGGCCTATGCCGACCGCGTGTGCGTGCTCGAACAGGGCCGCATCGTCGCCGACGGCGCACCCGACGAGGTCCTCACCGAGGAGTTGCTCGGACGCGTCTACCAGTACCCGGTGGCGATCGGCCGCCACCCCGAGACCGGCACCCCACTCGTGCTGCCCCGCCGTCCGGGCCGCGACCGGTCCGCCTCGACGCAGAGCTGA
- a CDS encoding histidine phosphatase family protein, which translates to MTVILLRHGRSTANTSHVLAGRSPGVELDEVGHVQAKNLVTRFAGLEITEIVRSPLLRCRQTVQPLATDRGLEPVVDERLAEVDYGQWTGRELKELVKEPLWAVVQQHASAAVFPDGEGLAQVQSRAVAAIREHDRRLRETHGKDVVWIACSHGDVIKSILADALATHLDAFQRIVAEPASISIVRYTDTRPFVLRVNDTGSDLSGLAGPSEPKSVPGGEVPGAVEEPGDPPQGHRQETARG; encoded by the coding sequence ATGACGGTCATCCTGCTGCGGCACGGACGCTCGACCGCGAACACCTCGCACGTGTTGGCAGGTCGATCGCCCGGTGTCGAACTCGACGAGGTCGGCCACGTCCAGGCGAAGAATCTCGTCACCCGCTTCGCCGGGCTCGAGATCACCGAGATCGTGCGGTCGCCCCTGCTGCGCTGCCGGCAGACGGTGCAGCCGCTCGCGACCGATCGCGGACTCGAACCGGTCGTCGACGAACGACTCGCCGAGGTCGACTACGGGCAGTGGACCGGACGTGAACTGAAGGAACTGGTGAAGGAACCGCTGTGGGCGGTCGTGCAGCAGCACGCGTCCGCGGCGGTCTTCCCGGACGGCGAAGGGCTCGCGCAGGTGCAGTCCCGGGCGGTCGCCGCGATCCGCGAGCACGACCGGCGCCTGCGCGAGACGCACGGCAAGGACGTCGTGTGGATCGCGTGCAGTCACGGCGACGTCATCAAGTCGATCCTCGCCGACGCGCTCGCGACCCACCTCGACGCGTTCCAGCGGATCGTCGCCGAACCGGCGTCGATCAGCATCGTCCGGTACACCGACACCCGGCCGTTCGTGCTGCGCGTGAACGACACCGGTTCGGACCTGTCCGGGCTCGCCGGCCCGTCCGAACCCAAGTCCGTGCCCGGTGGGGAAGTCCCCGGCGCGGTCGAGGAACCCGGCGACCCACCTCAGGGGCACCGACAGGAGACGGCGCGCGGATAA
- a CDS encoding aldo/keto reductase, whose product MEYRTVGASGLRVSRLGLGTLTWGRGTDGDEAAAQLSAFVDVGGTLVDTSPAYGDGVAQRILAELLDDVVPRDQLVLSGSSGIDTTTLGSGRVDCSRSGLLNQLDATLRELGTDHLDVWQVATWDPHTPVDEVMDALEFAVTSGRVRYVGVRGYLGWQLATAAAAARRPAPLISTQVEYSLLARGVEEELIPAAAHHGVGVFAAVPLAGGVLTGKYRSGVPADSRGADDVHTEEVRRYLTESAVRVVDAVATAADGLGTSPLAVALAWVRDRPHVASTLVGARDLAQLTGVLVAEELALPPAIAAALDDVSA is encoded by the coding sequence ATGGAATACAGGACAGTCGGTGCGAGCGGCCTGCGGGTTTCACGGCTCGGCCTGGGCACCTTGACATGGGGTCGCGGAACGGACGGCGACGAGGCTGCGGCCCAGCTGTCGGCCTTCGTCGATGTGGGAGGCACGCTCGTCGACACCTCCCCCGCCTACGGAGACGGGGTCGCGCAGCGGATCCTCGCCGAACTGCTCGACGACGTGGTGCCCCGCGACCAGCTCGTGCTCTCGGGCAGCTCCGGCATCGACACCACCACCCTCGGTTCCGGCCGGGTGGACTGCTCCCGATCGGGGCTGCTCAACCAGCTCGACGCGACCCTTCGTGAACTCGGCACCGACCACCTCGACGTGTGGCAGGTCGCGACGTGGGATCCGCACACACCCGTCGACGAGGTGATGGACGCCCTCGAGTTCGCGGTGACCAGCGGACGTGTGCGCTACGTCGGGGTGCGCGGCTATCTCGGCTGGCAACTCGCCACCGCGGCAGCCGCGGCTCGGCGCCCGGCTCCGCTGATCAGCACGCAGGTCGAGTACTCCCTCCTCGCTCGCGGCGTCGAGGAGGAACTGATCCCCGCCGCCGCGCATCACGGAGTGGGCGTCTTCGCAGCGGTCCCGCTCGCAGGCGGTGTGCTCACCGGTAAGTACCGGTCGGGTGTGCCGGCGGATTCGCGGGGCGCCGACGACGTGCACACCGAGGAGGTGCGCCGCTATCTCACCGAATCCGCGGTGCGGGTGGTCGACGCGGTGGCCACGGCCGCCGACGGACTCGGCACATCGCCGCTCGCGGTGGCCCTGGCGTGGGTGCGCGACCGGCCGCACGTAGCGTCGACGCTCGTGGGCGCACGGGATCTCGCACAGCTGACCGGAGTGCTGGTCGCGGAGGAGTTGGCGTTGCCGCCGGCGATCGCCGCGGCGCTCGACGACGTGAGCGCGTGA
- a CDS encoding DUF5703 family protein, protein MANERLGRFTRLPVGWDTSNDDYEYVPLKLPRDVSRVSASMRLAISAEFHGWELTRVRLYPDGSRRVLLRRRKTPHHVPEPTVR, encoded by the coding sequence ATGGCGAACGAGCGACTCGGCCGGTTCACCCGGTTACCTGTCGGCTGGGACACCAGCAACGACGACTACGAGTACGTGCCGCTGAAGCTCCCCCGGGACGTCTCCCGGGTGAGCGCGTCGATGCGGCTGGCGATTTCCGCGGAGTTCCACGGCTGGGAACTCACCCGGGTGCGTCTGTACCCGGACGGTAGCCGCCGCGTGCTGCTCCGGCGCCGCAAGACGCCTCATCACGTCCCCGAACCCACCGTCCGCTGA
- a CDS encoding SCO1664 family protein, translated as MTTPDVRTVLTDGDLTVVGQIVHASNATLVCDAQHGDTVVRCVYKPVRGERPLWDFPDGTLAGREVASYVISEALGWDVVPLTVLRDGPYGPGMVQRWIDTVDSAQGATERLDLVDLCPAGAVVKGWLPILRARDLDGDEVVLVHADDPRLQRMAVLDVVLNNADRKGGHVLEGLDGHVYGVDHGICLHQDDKLRTVLWGWSGEVVDPVLLADLDKLLRRFDGGFAEELHEHITGAEVRALQRRITRLLEHPVMPHPRGDRRIPWPAF; from the coding sequence GTGACGACGCCGGACGTGCGGACCGTGCTGACCGACGGCGACCTCACCGTCGTCGGGCAGATCGTGCACGCGAGCAACGCCACCCTCGTGTGCGACGCGCAGCACGGCGACACCGTCGTGCGGTGCGTCTACAAACCCGTCCGAGGGGAGCGGCCGCTGTGGGATTTCCCCGACGGTACCCTCGCCGGACGCGAGGTCGCCTCGTACGTGATCTCCGAGGCGCTCGGCTGGGACGTCGTTCCGCTCACGGTGCTGCGCGACGGGCCGTACGGGCCCGGCATGGTGCAGCGTTGGATCGACACGGTCGACTCGGCGCAGGGCGCCACGGAACGACTGGATCTGGTGGATCTGTGCCCGGCCGGAGCGGTGGTGAAGGGTTGGCTGCCGATCCTGCGCGCTCGGGATCTGGACGGCGACGAGGTGGTGCTCGTGCACGCCGACGATCCGCGGCTGCAGCGCATGGCGGTGCTCGACGTCGTCCTCAACAACGCCGACCGCAAGGGCGGTCACGTCCTCGAAGGTCTCGACGGCCACGTCTACGGCGTCGATCACGGCATCTGCCTGCACCAGGACGACAAGCTGCGCACCGTGCTGTGGGGATGGAGCGGCGAGGTGGTCGATCCGGTCCTGCTCGCCGATCTCGACAAGCTGCTGCGCCGGTTCGACGGCGGGTTCGCCGAGGAGTTGCACGAGCACATCACCGGCGCCGAGGTCCGGGCGTTGCAGCGCCGGATCACCCGCCTGCTCGAGCATCCCGTGATGCCGCATCCGCGCGGCGACCGGCGCATTCCCTGGCCCGCCTTCTGA